The following proteins are co-located in the Methanobacterium sp. genome:
- the cbiM gene encoding cobalt transporter CbiM gives MHIPNGFIPLWQCAIYFVILFIALYFSQRWARKNLDERSVPLMAVLAAGIFAIMSMNIPIAFGTSGHMVGGALIALVFCAPEAAVIVFTLVLLVQALFFGDGGITVLGANVLNMGIIGGFVGLYGFRALRKIVGKIPAIAIASWLSIFIAAEAVAVEMWLAGTFPLIAGLEMMGIYHALIGIIEAILTVVVIMALENVRPDLLAWNQKKKTDDKKSEKLEVAAK, from the coding sequence ATGCATATACCTAACGGCTTTATTCCTTTGTGGCAGTGTGCCATTTATTTTGTTATACTTTTTATTGCATTGTATTTCTCCCAGAGATGGGCTAGAAAGAATCTTGATGAACGGTCAGTTCCTTTAATGGCTGTTTTAGCCGCAGGTATATTTGCTATAATGTCCATGAATATTCCTATAGCCTTTGGAACAAGCGGACATATGGTGGGTGGAGCTTTAATTGCACTTGTATTCTGTGCTCCAGAGGCAGCAGTTATAGTGTTCACATTAGTACTCTTAGTTCAAGCTTTATTCTTCGGTGATGGAGGAATAACAGTTTTAGGTGCTAACGTGCTTAATATGGGCATTATAGGAGGATTTGTAGGACTTTATGGATTCCGTGCCCTTAGGAAAATAGTAGGAAAAATACCAGCCATAGCCATAGCATCATGGTTATCCATATTTATAGCAGCTGAAGCCGTTGCAGTTGAAATGTGGCTGGCTGGAACATTCCCACTCATAGCCGGACTGGAAATGATGGGAATATACCACGCATTAATAGGGATCATCGAGGCAATTCTAACAGTTGTTGTAATCATGGCATTAGAAAATGTGCGCCCAGACTTACTGGCATGGAACCAGAAGAAGAAAACGGATGATAAAAAATCTGAAAAACTAGAGGTGGCAGCAAAATGA
- a CDS encoding 50S ribosomal protein L11 methyltransferase — translation METQCRCGDACIQPASMVLKDIESFYRACTLCKTWNLKKFSPLASQMDIGKINTTFGLCDCGRRHLDIVIAHVLKIMIDEGIKDERSTLRDTCVPIITPAYPLNSIPYLPENSLVILSDEVNKKCAQRIVKEVREVKGVLKGNIMETAGLKDSDLSPNVYELLAGCEMRCDIVQTPYGTLCIHKDQGKIHIEFPQVKSPKIEILQKVLEKYDAPSVLDCTCGPGTLGITCLKAGAREVVFNDIWFPAVVMTAVNLETNGFPVDTWDPEKDVIVEGEKFKVYSLDIRQLKNVLDEKFDICIIDAFPGIDTEEFVEAAGRLGKEVVVI, via the coding sequence ATGGAAACACAGTGTAGGTGTGGGGATGCATGCATACAACCCGCTTCAATGGTTTTAAAAGATATTGAATCATTTTACAGGGCATGTACCCTCTGTAAAACATGGAACTTAAAGAAATTTTCACCATTAGCCAGCCAAATGGATATAGGCAAAATTAATACAACTTTTGGACTTTGTGATTGCGGCAGGAGACACCTTGATATTGTAATTGCACATGTCCTGAAAATAATGATTGATGAGGGAATAAAAGATGAAAGATCGACATTAAGAGACACATGCGTTCCAATTATAACTCCAGCATATCCCCTGAATTCTATCCCTTATTTACCAGAAAATTCTCTGGTAATATTATCAGATGAGGTAAACAAAAAATGCGCTCAAAGGATAGTAAAAGAAGTTCGTGAAGTTAAAGGAGTTCTTAAAGGGAATATAATGGAAACTGCAGGATTGAAAGACTCTGATCTCAGCCCAAATGTATATGAGCTTTTAGCAGGGTGTGAGATGAGGTGTGATATTGTTCAGACACCCTACGGAACATTATGCATCCACAAAGATCAGGGAAAAATACACATAGAATTTCCACAGGTCAAATCTCCCAAAATTGAAATCCTGCAGAAAGTTTTAGAAAAATATGATGCCCCTTCTGTTTTGGACTGCACCTGCGGGCCTGGAACACTTGGCATTACATGTCTTAAAGCAGGAGCAAGAGAAGTTGTTTTTAATGACATCTGGTTCCCCGCCGTAGTAATGACTGCTGTTAACCTGGAAACAAATGGATTTCCAGTGGATACATGGGATCCGGAAAAAGATGTAATTGTAGAGGGGGAAAAATTTAAGGTCTATTCTTTAGATATAAGGCAGTTGAAGAACGTTCTGGATGAAAAATTTGATATCTGCATCATCGATGCATTTCCTGGTATCGACACCGAGGAGTTTGTGGAAGCTGCAGGTAGATTAGGTAAAGAAGTAGTTGTGATTTAA
- the cdhC gene encoding CO dehydrogenase/CO-methylating acetyl-CoA synthase complex subunit beta, translating to MFEDIPVDVSPMYEGERIRSANMFVELAGPKSVGAELIQVADDVEDGKIEVVGPELSDMNEGEIYPLGILAQIQGEKLEKELEGVIERRIHELCNYVKGFMHLNQRDQIWCRVSKESVNAGFKLEDLGKALSILLKEEFPIIEKISVSILTEESEVESFLETAKAKYEVRDARARELSDEDVDVFYGCTMCQSFAPSHVCIVTPDRTALCGAINWFDCRAAAKMDPDGPIFEVEKGEVLDDVRGEYSNVNTVMAEKSQGITERVYLHSVFEYPHTSCGCFEAVAFYIPELDGIGIVDRDFRGETPLGIPFSAMAGQCSGGKQVEGFTGLSLEYMRSPKFLQADGSYERIIWLPKEIKESLTDFIPEELFDKIPTEEDASSIKEIRRFLRESEHPVIERLKASKAAAAEPEIVEDETEEVEVSEAPMAQIAYAPEISVPAAGGVRIILKNAKVYAEKIIIKRK from the coding sequence ATGTTTGAGGATATACCTGTTGATGTTAGCCCAATGTATGAAGGAGAACGTATAAGATCAGCAAACATGTTTGTTGAACTTGCAGGCCCTAAATCTGTCGGTGCAGAATTAATTCAAGTTGCAGACGACGTTGAAGACGGCAAAATAGAAGTCGTAGGTCCTGAACTCAGTGACATGAATGAAGGGGAAATCTATCCTTTAGGGATACTTGCACAAATTCAAGGAGAAAAACTCGAAAAAGAGTTAGAAGGAGTTATCGAACGTAGGATACATGAACTATGTAACTATGTTAAAGGTTTCATGCATCTGAACCAGCGAGACCAGATATGGTGTCGTGTGAGTAAAGAATCAGTAAATGCGGGATTTAAGCTTGAAGATCTTGGAAAAGCACTTTCAATTCTCCTCAAGGAAGAGTTTCCAATAATAGAAAAAATATCAGTCAGCATACTTACAGAAGAAAGCGAAGTAGAATCATTCTTAGAAACAGCAAAAGCAAAGTATGAAGTAAGAGATGCAAGGGCAAGAGAATTGAGCGATGAGGATGTTGATGTGTTCTACGGTTGTACAATGTGCCAATCATTTGCACCAAGTCACGTATGTATCGTTACACCAGATAGAACCGCACTTTGTGGAGCTATAAACTGGTTTGACTGCAGAGCTGCAGCTAAAATGGATCCTGATGGGCCAATATTTGAAGTAGAAAAAGGTGAAGTTTTAGATGATGTAAGGGGTGAATACAGCAACGTAAACACTGTCATGGCTGAAAAATCACAGGGTATAACTGAAAGAGTATATTTACACAGTGTATTTGAATATCCTCACACTTCATGTGGGTGTTTTGAAGCGGTAGCATTTTATATTCCTGAACTTGATGGAATTGGAATAGTAGATCGGGACTTTAGAGGAGAAACTCCGCTCGGAATTCCATTTTCAGCAATGGCTGGGCAGTGTTCTGGTGGAAAACAGGTAGAAGGATTTACAGGGCTTAGTCTGGAATACATGAGATCACCTAAGTTTTTACAGGCAGATGGAAGTTATGAAAGGATAATTTGGCTCCCAAAAGAGATAAAAGAGTCTCTAACTGATTTCATACCTGAAGAGTTATTTGATAAAATTCCAACTGAAGAGGATGCATCAAGCATTAAAGAAATCCGAAGATTCCTGCGTGAATCAGAACATCCAGTAATTGAAAGATTAAAAGCATCTAAAGCAGCTGCAGCAGAACCTGAAATTGTGGAAGATGAAACAGAAGAAGTTGAAGTATCAGAAGCTCCAATGGCCCAGATTGCATATGCGCCTGAAATTTCAGTGCCAGCAGCCGGTGGAGTTAGAATAATACTTAAAAACGCTAAAGTTTACGCTGAAAAGATAATAATCAAAAGGAAATAG
- the cdhA gene encoding CO dehydrogenase/acetyl-CoA synthase complex subunit alpha codes for MITVTPKNKPKEFKNDFWKSKNFKVSIGEIVEKKEGETAPESMGPTPKPNVTDLRSWDMKLLERYEPFYAPFCDMCCLCTFGKCDLTGKKGACGIDIQAQQARIVLLACCIGTAAHAGHARHLVDHLIEKYGADFAIDLGMNMDIEAPLIRTIIGKKPKKLGDLKEVLSYTEEQLSHLLSACHTGQEGNHLDFESKAMHAGLMDDLAREAGDLAQIVALGMPKGDENAPLIEMGLGTIDSKKPVVLCIGHNVVPGAGIMDYMEDNGLEEDVEVCGICCAAIDISRYNKAAKVVGPLSKQLKFIRSGVADVIVVDEQCIRTDVLEEAVKNKAAVIATTDKMCLGLPDLTDEDADEIVSKLVCREIDGALILDPEKVGEVATRVAMKIADERENLKILPDLDEIQEMAKECTECGWCVRVCPNGKPMMDAVVAAGKGDFSKFVELYEYDTCYSCGRCEQECERELPLMSMITKVGEHYIKDQKYNMRAGRGPVQDVEIRRVGAPIVLGDIPGVIAFVGCSNYPEGGLEVAKMAEEFLERNYIVVTTGCGAMSIGEYRDEEGKTLYEKYGGEFDAKGLVNMGSCVSNAHVSGACIKIANIFAQKPLEGNFEEIADYILNRVGACGVAWGAYSQKAAAIATGVNRWGIPVVVGPHGSKYRRLYLGRTDKKEKWNLNDLRSGEVIEGEPAPEHLMYAAENRGEATVMIAKLCIRPNDTPKGRQIKLNHYIDLHRKYFGTIPDDISKFIRNEKDIPITYKKDVINMLEEAGWEPRALPQEPSTMAFREKARGK; via the coding sequence GTGATTACTGTGACACCGAAAAACAAACCTAAAGAATTCAAAAATGATTTTTGGAAGTCAAAAAATTTCAAAGTCTCAATTGGTGAAATAGTTGAAAAAAAGGAAGGGGAAACAGCTCCTGAATCGATGGGGCCGACTCCTAAACCTAATGTAACTGATTTAAGATCTTGGGACATGAAATTACTGGAAAGATATGAACCATTCTATGCACCTTTCTGTGATATGTGCTGTTTATGTACATTTGGAAAGTGTGATTTAACTGGTAAAAAGGGGGCATGTGGAATTGATATACAGGCTCAGCAAGCAAGAATAGTGCTTTTGGCCTGTTGTATTGGGACGGCTGCGCATGCTGGACATGCACGTCACCTTGTTGACCATTTAATAGAAAAATATGGGGCTGATTTTGCAATCGATCTTGGAATGAATATGGACATAGAAGCTCCATTGATAAGGACAATTATAGGTAAAAAACCTAAAAAACTAGGCGATTTAAAAGAAGTACTTAGTTATACTGAAGAACAATTATCACACCTTCTTTCGGCCTGCCATACCGGACAGGAAGGTAATCATCTTGATTTTGAATCAAAAGCAATGCATGCAGGACTTATGGATGACCTTGCAAGAGAGGCGGGGGATCTTGCACAGATTGTGGCCCTTGGAATGCCTAAAGGTGATGAAAATGCTCCTTTAATAGAAATGGGGCTTGGAACAATTGACAGCAAAAAACCTGTAGTTCTGTGTATAGGGCATAATGTAGTCCCCGGCGCTGGAATAATGGACTATATGGAAGATAATGGTCTTGAAGAAGATGTCGAAGTGTGCGGAATATGCTGTGCTGCCATCGATATTTCAAGATACAATAAAGCAGCTAAAGTGGTAGGTCCTCTTTCAAAGCAGCTTAAATTCATTAGAAGTGGTGTTGCAGATGTCATAGTTGTTGATGAACAATGTATACGGACTGATGTGCTTGAAGAAGCCGTAAAAAATAAAGCAGCAGTCATAGCCACCACAGATAAAATGTGTCTTGGGCTTCCAGACCTTACAGATGAAGATGCAGATGAAATAGTTTCCAAACTTGTTTGCAGGGAAATTGACGGGGCTTTGATACTTGACCCTGAAAAAGTTGGTGAAGTTGCCACAAGGGTAGCAATGAAAATTGCAGATGAACGTGAAAACCTCAAAATACTTCCAGATCTTGACGAAATTCAGGAAATGGCTAAAGAATGTACTGAATGTGGGTGGTGTGTACGTGTATGTCCAAACGGTAAACCGATGATGGATGCAGTTGTTGCAGCTGGTAAGGGTGATTTTTCTAAATTTGTTGAGCTTTACGAATACGACACATGTTATTCCTGCGGTCGGTGTGAACAGGAGTGTGAAAGGGAACTTCCGCTCATGTCAATGATTACTAAGGTGGGAGAACACTACATAAAAGACCAGAAGTACAATATGCGGGCAGGTAGGGGACCAGTTCAGGATGTTGAAATAAGAAGAGTAGGTGCCCCAATTGTTCTTGGAGATATTCCGGGAGTTATAGCATTTGTAGGGTGCTCAAATTATCCTGAAGGTGGCTTAGAAGTTGCAAAAATGGCAGAAGAATTCCTTGAGCGAAATTACATTGTTGTAACCACTGGTTGTGGAGCAATGTCTATAGGGGAATACAGAGACGAAGAAGGAAAAACACTCTATGAAAAATACGGTGGAGAATTTGATGCTAAAGGTCTTGTAAACATGGGGTCATGTGTTTCAAATGCCCATGTTTCAGGTGCATGTATAAAGATAGCCAATATTTTTGCTCAGAAACCCCTTGAAGGAAACTTCGAAGAAATCGCAGATTATATATTAAATAGAGTAGGTGCATGCGGTGTTGCATGGGGTGCTTATTCCCAGAAAGCCGCCGCAATAGCAACTGGAGTTAACAGATGGGGAATACCAGTTGTTGTAGGGCCGCACGGCTCTAAATATCGTAGACTTTACTTAGGAAGAACTGATAAGAAAGAAAAATGGAACCTTAATGATTTAAGGTCTGGTGAAGTAATTGAAGGAGAACCAGCGCCTGAGCACTTGATGTACGCGGCTGAAAACCGCGGGGAAGCAACAGTAATGATTGCAAAATTATGTATAAGGCCTAATGACACTCCAAAAGGAAGACAGATAAAATTAAATCATTATATAGACCTTCACAGGAAGTATTTTGGTACTATACCTGATGACATCTCTAAATTTATAAGAAATGAGAAAGACATCCCTATAACCTACAAGAAAGACGTTATAAATATGCTGGAAGAGGCAGGTTGGGAACCACGTGCACTTCCGCAGGAACCATCCACAATGGCCTTTAGGGAAAAAGCAAGGGGTAAATGA
- a CDS encoding type II secretion system F family protein, producing the protein MAFDGLKKIFDILGGATIDSSKKVGEGVQVPVSKLNDMRAKSRSGLGSRSLGSRGMGSLNKESPRVIERMKMDKDEIQMFKELIDKKYERADKPKEDKAQRDAYQKASLEELLKEEEKEGIDPKLIMGMGAVSFVLILVIMTVLGFGIEIGLVFGMLIFLMSVMIIFLPKMQKGKKSNEASRELPYALRQMATELRAGLGLHESMRSVALSGYGPLSEEFARTLEEIKYGETTENALMDMSERIDSDGMKRAVHQITRTLASGGDLSRTLNVIAEDVAYEMRMKLKDYAQKLNSFTMIYMFVAILGPVILMIMLIAASTVMGGSMFPPVVLLILYLFLFPMIVGFLAFMIKRLEPQI; encoded by the coding sequence ATGGCTTTTGATGGCCTTAAAAAAATCTTCGACATACTCGGCGGAGCTACGATTGACTCAAGTAAAAAGGTAGGAGAGGGCGTACAGGTACCTGTAAGTAAGCTAAACGATATGAGAGCAAAGTCCCGATCAGGACTTGGATCTCGAAGTCTTGGATCTAGAGGAATGGGATCCCTAAATAAGGAGTCTCCCCGCGTTATAGAACGGATGAAAATGGATAAAGATGAGATTCAGATGTTTAAGGAACTCATCGATAAAAAATATGAACGAGCTGATAAACCTAAAGAGGATAAGGCTCAAAGGGATGCATATCAGAAGGCATCACTTGAAGAACTTCTTAAAGAAGAAGAAAAAGAAGGCATAGACCCTAAATTAATTATGGGAATGGGTGCAGTATCATTTGTTTTAATCCTGGTGATAATGACTGTTCTCGGATTTGGAATCGAGATAGGTCTTGTATTTGGAATGTTAATATTTTTAATGTCTGTTATGATTATTTTCCTGCCTAAAATGCAGAAAGGGAAAAAATCAAATGAAGCATCAAGAGAACTGCCATACGCTTTAAGGCAGATGGCAACTGAACTTCGTGCAGGACTCGGTCTTCATGAAAGTATGAGATCTGTAGCTTTATCTGGATATGGCCCACTTTCTGAAGAATTTGCACGAACATTAGAGGAAATTAAATATGGGGAAACAACAGAAAATGCATTAATGGATATGAGCGAACGGATAGACTCTGATGGAATGAAAAGAGCAGTTCATCAGATAACCAGGACCTTAGCAAGTGGTGGGGACCTTTCAAGGACGCTCAATGTTATAGCAGAAGATGTCGCCTATGAAATGAGAATGAAACTGAAGGATTACGCTCAAAAATTAAATTCATTCACTATGATATACATGTTTGTTGCTATACTTGGACCTGTAATTCTCATGATCATGCTGATTGCAGCATCAACTGTTATGGGCGGCAGTATGTTCCCTCCAGTGGTTCTTTTAATCTTATACCTGTTCCTTTTCCCGATGATCGTTGGATTTTTAGCATTTATGATTAAAAGGCTGGAACCGCAAATATAA
- a CDS encoding FmdE family protein, with protein MNDYEVLLNRAKDLHGEVCPGVIMGTRMSIAAMKKLNMDPLEPNENLIVTVETDRCMPDAIQAITGCTVGRRTLKCRDYGKFVATFVDMTTGEAVRVSAKDDLVDSTPGLWIWFKNVAELAKEKNMPKVMEEKKSAIKKLSEMSDADLLYLVELQIDDTEIPGIPHHIVTCSVCGEHVMDKKEIIVDDKPVCQFCAD; from the coding sequence ATGAATGATTATGAAGTTTTACTTAATAGGGCAAAAGATTTGCACGGTGAAGTGTGTCCCGGTGTAATTATGGGGACCCGAATGAGCATTGCCGCTATGAAAAAGCTTAATATGGATCCTCTAGAACCAAATGAGAACCTTATAGTAACTGTAGAAACAGATAGGTGCATGCCTGATGCTATACAGGCAATAACAGGATGTACTGTTGGCCGCAGAACTCTAAAATGCAGAGATTATGGTAAATTTGTGGCTACATTTGTGGATATGACTACTGGAGAAGCAGTCAGAGTATCTGCAAAAGATGATCTGGTAGATTCCACTCCTGGCCTTTGGATATGGTTTAAAAATGTAGCAGAACTGGCTAAAGAAAAAAATATGCCTAAGGTTATGGAAGAAAAGAAATCTGCAATTAAAAAACTATCTGAAATGTCAGATGCGGATCTGCTTTATTTAGTGGAATTGCAAATAGATGATACCGAAATTCCGGGCATTCCACATCATATAGTAACATGCTCAGTCTGTGGTGAACATGTAATGGATAAAAAAGAAATTATTGTGGATGATAAACCTGTCTGTCAGTTTTGTGCAGATTAA
- a CDS encoding CpaF family protein produces MKKTSSGIKAEIIEDGLIPLYNVSVPKFTERERQLLNEIREKLVEVAVSQGDNFKVNEESFAGEVKEFLKMKGVRDTDKLAAQISQEMLGYGELDPMIKDDDLEEIMVIGTGNPVFVYHRKLGMMQTNVVFDDDTDIKAIIDVIARQVNRRIDQQTPILDARLEDGSRVNATIPPVSADGSSLTIRKFRKDPLTVIDLINFKTMSSHLAGFLWVCVDGLGVKPCNAIIAGGTGSGKTTTLNTVTSFTPPRERIITIEDTLELQLPHAHVLRMETRPPNIEGKGELNMDHLVKNSLRQRPDRVIVGEVRGGEAITLFTALNTGHSGFGTLHANTARETITRLINPPMNVPNIMIPALDFIIMQNRMYRPEGGSIRRITEVAEVVGMEEGNVQLNRVFEWNNMVDKVEYVGIASQTLREMAELRGITITEIEEEIEKRRLVLEYMGDNNIRSITEVGEWISDYYRDPDEVLDKIL; encoded by the coding sequence ATGAAAAAGACCTCAAGTGGAATAAAGGCTGAAATAATAGAAGACGGATTAATTCCTCTTTACAACGTGTCTGTCCCTAAATTTACTGAAAGAGAAAGGCAGCTGCTCAATGAGATTCGTGAAAAGCTGGTTGAAGTTGCTGTTTCTCAAGGTGACAATTTCAAAGTTAATGAAGAGTCATTTGCAGGTGAAGTTAAAGAATTCCTGAAAATGAAGGGAGTAAGGGATACTGATAAACTTGCAGCACAAATATCTCAGGAAATGCTGGGATATGGTGAACTGGATCCTATGATTAAAGATGATGATCTGGAAGAAATAATGGTAATTGGAACAGGCAACCCTGTGTTTGTTTACCACCGAAAACTGGGAATGATGCAGACAAATGTTGTTTTTGATGATGATACTGATATTAAAGCGATTATAGATGTTATTGCAAGGCAGGTAAACCGTAGAATAGACCAGCAAACACCTATCTTAGATGCGAGGTTGGAAGATGGTTCAAGGGTAAATGCAACTATCCCTCCGGTATCTGCAGATGGTTCCTCCCTAACTATACGAAAATTCCGTAAAGATCCATTAACTGTTATTGATTTAATTAACTTTAAAACTATGTCCTCTCATTTAGCAGGGTTTTTATGGGTTTGTGTTGATGGACTTGGAGTTAAGCCCTGTAACGCAATTATAGCTGGAGGTACTGGTTCTGGTAAAACCACAACATTGAACACAGTAACTTCATTTACCCCTCCTCGTGAGAGAATAATCACTATAGAAGATACATTAGAGCTGCAGCTACCTCACGCCCACGTTTTACGTATGGAAACCCGTCCACCTAACATTGAGGGAAAAGGAGAACTGAACATGGATCACCTGGTTAAGAACTCCCTCAGGCAGAGGCCGGACAGGGTAATTGTAGGGGAAGTAAGGGGTGGTGAAGCAATAACTCTTTTCACAGCTTTAAACACTGGACACTCTGGATTTGGTACACTTCACGCCAACACTGCGCGTGAAACAATAACAAGGCTTATAAATCCTCCGATGAATGTTCCAAATATTATGATACCTGCTTTAGACTTTATAATAATGCAGAATAGGATGTATCGGCCTGAAGGGGGGTCTATAAGGAGAATAACTGAAGTTGCAGAAGTTGTAGGTATGGAAGAAGGTAATGTGCAGCTGAACAGAGTATTTGAATGGAACAACATGGTTGATAAAGTGGAATATGTTGGTATTGCAAGCCAGACACTAAGGGAAATGGCTGAACTTCGTGGAATAACCATCACTGAAATTGAAGAGGAAATTGAAAAAAGAAGGTTAGTACTGGAGTACATGGGAGATAACAACATTAGATCCATTACAGAAGTTGGAGAATGGATCAGTGACTATTATAGAGACCCTGATGAAGTTTTAGATAAGATATTATAG
- the cdhB gene encoding CO dehydrogenase/acetyl-CoA synthase complex subunit epsilon: MNERVIPWQPTVIAGPKQALLVTPETAEMMLKKAKRPLMIMGPLIKESPALPLAVLISEKWNIPIVSTGDTFKTLNEADIKSKPYGVVEIVNLLKDPDWGGINGEGQHDLVLFIGVIYYIGSQGLSTLKHFAPHLKTLTLCKFFHSNADASFPNMKDEEWIKYLEKLAE, encoded by the coding sequence ATGAATGAAAGAGTAATCCCATGGCAACCGACAGTTATAGCCGGCCCAAAACAGGCACTGCTTGTAACTCCAGAAACGGCAGAAATGATGCTTAAAAAGGCAAAAAGACCTTTAATGATAATGGGGCCTCTTATAAAAGAGAGTCCTGCACTGCCACTTGCCGTACTAATTTCAGAAAAGTGGAATATTCCTATTGTAAGTACAGGAGATACGTTTAAAACACTAAATGAAGCAGATATTAAGAGCAAGCCTTATGGAGTAGTTGAAATTGTAAATCTTCTTAAAGATCCAGATTGGGGAGGAATAAATGGAGAAGGACAGCATGATTTAGTCCTGTTTATTGGTGTAATTTATTATATAGGTTCTCAGGGACTTTCAACCCTGAAGCACTTTGCACCCCACCTTAAGACACTTACACTCTGTAAATTTTTCCATTCCAATGCAGACGCATCGTTCCCTAATATGAAAGACGAAGAATGGATCAAATATCTTGAAAAATTAGCAGAATAA
- a CDS encoding PDGLE domain-containing protein, translating to MSPRDKKFVLAGLAICIIIAVLAPFIASSNPDGLEKTAEDISTTQESNNYNAPMSDYIIPILGEDNPYGGVIALIIGILITLAIAYVAAVLLRRRKPESLE from the coding sequence ATGAGCCCAAGAGATAAGAAATTTGTCCTGGCAGGTTTAGCAATCTGTATAATAATTGCTGTTCTAGCACCATTTATAGCTTCAAGCAACCCCGACGGGCTAGAAAAAACCGCAGAAGATATATCCACTACTCAAGAGTCAAACAACTACAACGCACCAATGTCAGACTACATAATACCTATTTTAGGGGAAGACAATCCTTACGGCGGAGTAATAGCATTAATTATAGGCATTTTGATAACTTTAGCAATCGCATACGTTGCAGCAGTTTTATTGCGAAGAAGAAAACCAGAATCATTGGAATAA
- the cbiQ gene encoding cobalt ECF transporter T component CbiQ: MNTNSILNLENETMKESFLHLLDGRIKLVILVFITVYAVYTTEPMILVLLEVYLLLLIYLSQISFKTTLKRVLLLLPFGGLIILFQPFIHPGNVMYALPFGINVTYEGLTFGILLMSRLIVSLTAIVLLSSISPMQEVVQSFRKLGMPKEFAMIFSLMIRFLFMFFDELDAIRNAQATRNFDIFNKKTPYMWRMKQIGYTIMMMFLRAYERGETVYLSMVSRGYSDKSQLYNDGNKKIGSKEYVFTGITVALVICLEIAHYFLIV, translated from the coding sequence ATGAACACCAATTCAATTCTCAATTTAGAAAATGAAACTATGAAGGAAAGTTTTCTCCATCTGTTAGATGGACGAATTAAATTAGTGATACTGGTGTTCATTACAGTTTATGCGGTTTACACTACAGAACCGATGATTCTTGTTTTACTTGAAGTTTATCTTTTATTATTGATTTACTTGTCTCAAATCTCATTTAAAACCACTTTAAAGAGAGTATTATTACTTTTACCCTTTGGAGGTTTGATTATATTATTTCAACCATTCATACATCCAGGTAATGTAATGTATGCTTTGCCCTTTGGCATCAACGTTACTTATGAAGGTTTAACATTTGGAATACTGTTAATGTCACGCCTTATTGTTTCTCTAACTGCAATCGTGCTTTTATCATCCATAAGTCCCATGCAGGAGGTAGTGCAATCCTTCAGGAAGTTAGGTATGCCCAAAGAATTTGCAATGATATTCAGTCTCATGATCAGATTTTTGTTCATGTTCTTTGATGAATTAGACGCAATAAGAAACGCACAGGCAACCCGAAACTTTGACATATTTAACAAAAAAACACCATACATGTGGAGAATGAAACAAATTGGTTACACCATAATGATGATGTTTTTAAGGGCTTATGAACGTGGCGAAACTGTTTACCTTAGCATGGTAAGCAGGGGGTATTCAGATAAATCCCAGCTTTATAATGATGGAAACAAGAAGATAGGTTCAAAAGAGTATGTTTTCACAGGGATAACTGTGGCACTGGTAATATGCCTTGAAATTGCCCATTACTTTTTAATTGTGTAA